From Bradyrhizobium erythrophlei:
GCGCTGCGAAATCTCTCGGCCGGCGCTCTATCTGCTGTTTCCGGACAAGGAGGCCATCTTCACAGCGGTGGTTGAGCGGATGGACCAGGATAAGCTGGCCAGCATCCGTGCGGAGGTAGCGCATCTGAAAGATCTGCGTGGTAAGCTGCTTCACGCCTGCCTGTCATGGGGATGTCACGGCATTGATCTTGCGGCCTCACACCCGGACGCCGCGGACCTGTTCGATCTGCGGTATCCCGTCGTTCAGCAGGTCTATCGAAATTTCCAGGGCCTCGTCGTCGAGCTCATCTCCGAGCGCTTCCGCACTGCGCGTCTGAAGATGCCGACGGAGCAGGCCGCGCGTGCGCTCGTCTTCAGCATAAGAGGTCTGCGCGAGACCGCGGCTGACAGGCGCGACATGCAGAATCTCATCACTTCGCTTGTCGACATCTTTGTTCGGGCGATCGAGCGCTGACCCCCGACTGAGAGCGGAAATGTCCACGGTTTTGAATGCAAATGGCGCGCCTCGACAGACGCGAACCCGGAATGACGCAAGAGCCTCAATCCTCCGGCTGCTGATCGGCTTCCGCAGGCGTGGCATCCACCGGTCGCGCGGCGCCTCCCCGCGGCGTCAGTGTCGTTTCTGTTTCCACAACGCCCGCGACCGCCGGCGACCATGGCCGGTCGACGCCGCGCGGCATGGCCGCGTCGACGGCAAAGCCGTCACGGGTGTGCCACAGCGCGGTGGCGCCCTGCCCGCGCAGCCGATCGCCCGACATCACGGCGGATGAACAGGAAGCCGGCGCCTGCCGCGCCGTCACCACCAAGGTTGCGCGCGCGCAATCGTCCCCCAGCGCCTCGGGCCTGAGCGCCAGCGCCGCAAAGCCGCCGCCGGCAAAAGGCGTCACGCAGCCGGCATCGTCGCAGGAGACGCCGTCGGCGAGCGAGGCATCGGTCGGGAGCCTGGGGTCGGCGTCGGCCGCCATCCATTCCTTGAGCAGGAACGCATCCTTGGCGATGCGCATCAGATGCAGCCGCCCATCCTGGCCGGGGACGCCGACATTATGGCCGTCGGCCGAGATCAGGATATCCGGCTGCTTCACCGCCAGCGCCCAGACCACCGACAGCGCGAGCACTGCCGCGCCCGACCAGCGCAGTGGCGTCCGCAACAGGCCGAGCAGCACGATGCCGATGCTGGCCGCGATCAGCGGCCCGATCCCGAACGCGGCCATGCGGCCGATCGCGCCGGGCAGGTTCGCTACCCACTCCGTCACCACGATCATCCAGTCGATGCCGATGCCCATCAGCCACCAGAACACGCCATCGAACCCGAAGGGCATCGCGGCGAGGCCGAGCAGGCCCGCCGGCATCACCAGCGCCGACACCACCGGCATCGCCGCCAGATTGGCGAGCACGCCATAGGGCGTCACGCGATGAAAATGAAAGGCGGCATAGGGCGTGGTGGCAAGCCCCGCCACCATGGAGGCCAACGCCAGCGTCATGATCTCCCGCCCGCCCCACAGTGCTATCTTCGCGGTCGTCGAGTTGTCGGGCGCAGCGAACAGGCGCGGCATGCCGATCTGCACCAGCGCCACGAGGCCCAGCGTTGCCGCAAACGACATCTGGAAGCTCGTAGCCTGATTCTGAAATCGTTTGCCACGTCAACATTTTAGCCCACTTCGCGAAGCTTCGTTTGGGACTTTTTTTGGGACTTTGCGACGCGTTCGACGGCGGCAGCGACATCCTCATCGAGCACATGCGCATAGCGCAGCGTGCTCTTGATATCGCGATGGTTCAGCGCCTTCTGAGCGAGCTTGAGGTTGCCAGTGTCGCGCAGCACCTTGGTACCAAAATCGTGGCGGAAATCGTGGAAGCGGAAATCTTTCACCCCGGCCAGAGCCCGCATCACCTGCCACGCCGACTTGGCACCGCTGTACGTCAGCGGGTAGCGCTGACCGCGCACCCGCTTGAGCCGCTTGTTGCCGTAGACCGCAACATAGGTAAACACGGACTCCGGATGCTGGCCCTGTAGCGGCCAGAGAATATCCCTGATGCTATCGGTGATCGGAAACACCACGCGCCTGCCGCCCTTGCCGATACGCACGATCTGTCGCGTGCCGAAGTTCACCTCCGACCAGCGCAGCGTCACGCATTCCTTGAGGCGAAGCCCGCTGGCCCGGACGAACGCGAAGAATGGGCCGTAGTCATCGCGCATCGCCTCATCGAACGCTGCCGCCTCGCCATCCTGCAGTTCCCGCACCCGCTCCTCGGGCTCCGGCAGGAACAGTTCCGTCCATTTTGGTTCATGTTCGAACTGCGCTCCTTCGTCCTTGGCGAACGAAAACAGACGGCGCAGCACCGCGATGGTTGAACGATTGACGGTCGAATTAGTGATCAGCGGCAGCGCATCCTTTTCCTCTTTGGTCAGCTTGCCGCGCCGTGTGACCCGATGACCGCGCCGCCATGCCACCATTTGCTTGGCCTTGGCATGGTCGATATCGGTGAGCGGCGTCGATTTGCCGAAGTAGTTCACCAGCCGCGCGAGGTTGGTCGAGGTTGCCTCCGAGTCCACATCGTACTGCGCGCGGTCGTTCCACAAGCGGGCGGCAACATCGTCGATCAAAAGCGACGCGCGGGAACGCTTGATCGCTTTGACAAGCGCCTTGGCTTTCTCGCGCTCTACCGCTTCGATGGCCTTGGCTTCCTTGCGAGTTGTGCATTCCGTAGGGCCGTGAAACCGACTACCGCCGAGCCAGAAGTCGTATCGGTAAAACGATGAGTTTTTGGGTTTCCAGATAGACATACTTCCCGCCTCCGGCGCAGCTCGATGAATTGGTCAAGGTCCTCTTCGGCGTACCGTCGCCGAGGCCGCTTCTTGCCGCGCCCCGTGTTGATATAGGCAATCAGGCCGTCTTGAACGAGCGCGGCGACGCTCCCGCTGGGGCGAGACAGACCCTGCAGTGAGTCAATCCCATGAGCGAAAAACCTGACTTTGTTGCCGGACAGTCTAATCAGATCGACTTGCTGATCGTCGTTGTCGAGGCGGTGCTGACGGCGCTGATCCAGCTCAAGAAGGTCGACATCAGTGATCAAGCAGGGTGTTTGGTCGAGCTTGCTGAATTGATTCAGGACCTTTCCTATAGGGTCGATCAGCTCGGATTGCTCGCTGATAGAATTACGAAGCTGCCGCCTCGATGAAGCTTATCAATGAAGAGGGCAATCGCTACGGCAAGCTTCTCGTTCTCGGCTATGCGGGCGCAAAGCATAGCGGCCGAGCATCGAGGGCGTCATGGCATTGTCGGTGCGATTGCGGTCGGGAGCTTGTCGTGAGCGGCGGACATTTACGCGAGCGATTGATGCAGTCGTGCGGCTGCGCGACACGGTTCAAGGTGATTCGGCCTCTGGCGGCCAAAACCCGGCCCGCGCAAGGGCCAGCCAGTGCGGGGAAACGGGAAAGATGACCCCGATGCCCTTGGCGGGGAAGGGCACTGCACGGGCTCCTAATCGGGTCGGTCCCGGCCGAAGTAACCGGCTGAACTGCCGACCAAAAGTGCAGTTTTAGTTGCGTTTGAGAGTGCGTAAATGGCCCAACTACTGGATGGCAAGGAAGCCGCCAAAAGGCTGAATATCACCGAGGATCCCCGAGCCGGACCGCGCTATCCTTATGGATGATCGTCCCGGTCAGGCTTGGATGAGTTTCGGTGAGGACAGAAAATATTTCATCGAGCTGTCAACCAGTGGCGTGTGTTCCATTTCGTCTCCGGTCGCGGACGGCAATGCTATAAGAGAACTGTTTGAAAGGCTTTCCCGAAACAAGCTTCTGTCAACCGAAAAGGTTGGATCGGAAACGCAAACCATCTTCGCGGTGACGCACCCTGATCGGCGAGGGGCGGACAACGGGCACGCCATCGTTTTGGTTGTGTCGTCCGCACTTCAAAGTGGGGGTGCCGGTCTAACCTCCGTGCCTGAGAAGGCGGCCGAAGCTGAGGGGATAACCGTCCCGCAGGTTTGGCCGTAGGCAATGGCGCATGACCGCAACACGGATGAAGACTTGATGATCGTTGCCCGAGGCGCGGATAAGGAAGACAGGCTGCTGCATGAACACCAACGAGCCCTACATCACCGATGCGGACAAAGCTCACTATCGCAGCTTCGCTATGCATCATCTTCCCTCGGTTGGTCGGGAGCCGGTCACCGAAGTATGGCACTACACCACCGCACAGGGCCTGATCGCGATTTTAAACGATGGAAAGATGTATTCGACGCAAATTAGCTGCCTAAATGATAGTCTTGAGCAACGATACTTCGGCGATTTAGTCCACGCTGGCGTGAAAAAGCTCATCACCACGAACAACGAACAAGCGGTGGGCATTTTGTTGCAAGCCGCTGACAACCTTCTTTCGAATCGAGATTTCGCCGCGCTAGGGCATTTCGTAATCTGCTTTAGTGAAGTCGAAGATGATCTGGGCCAATGGCGGGGCTACGGCGGCGGTCAGTGCGGTTATGCAATTGGTTTCGATTACTTGAAACTGTTTTCCGCGTTGCCCAGCATCAGGGCTGACGCGTTGTTGGCTCCGATGAATTATGATCTCGCGAGACAGACTTTTGTGGTCGATGATCTTTTGAGAAACGCTCAACTTTTTTTCACGGCGGGATTATCGGGAAGAGATGTTCAACGCTGGGCAAACGAATTTTTAGCTGCGTTTTCTGGAGAAATGGATATTTTCGCTTGCATAACAAAGCACCCAGCTTTTGCTGCAGAAAAAGAGCGGCGTATCATTACCCGCTTGAATAACGGTGAAACGAACCTCCTAGAATTTCGCCAAAAGCAAACGTTACTAGCAAGACACCTTCCAATTGATCTGCGGGTCAGTGCAGGCTTACTTCCGATCACCCGCATTTGTGTCGGCCCGGGGCCAGCGCAACGTGTTTCCCAAGTAAGCGTCGGAGACTTACTCATCAAAGCAGGGTATTCAGACATTCCAGTGACTTTGAGTACTGTCCCATTTCGCATTCCGTAGAAGCGGAATAAGGATCGGCAACCGTTTCCATTTCTCTTGTGCCGGATTTGCCTATGAACAAATTTATCGCATGGCTCGAAACTCCCTCGCGTTGGAGCGAGCTGCGCGAACTCGGCCAATCGAACCTTGTCAAGGCATCACTGCTGATGCCCGTTTTCGGCTACCTGCTGCTTCTCAACGAGCATGTTCATGACTTCCTAACAATCCGATATGATGGCGATTGGCCGTTTAATCGCCTTCCCTCAGTCTGGCGGGTTTGGATGCTGTTTTACGGCAGTTTCCTTCTTGCGATGGGGTCCATCGCTTTTGCGTGGCGCTGTCCCGTGGAGATTAAGCGATACGCCTCCGCGTTCAACCTCGTTGATACGGAGCGCAATCATTTTACTGCCCATCACAACGAAACTCAGAAAATCGCTGACAAGCTGAAATTGCTCTATCGCAACATGTCGAGATGGGAATGCTTACTTTTCTTGCGACCTAGACTGGAACCAGAGCTACCTAACTTGGGCGCCGGGACGTCTCCTGATTTGCAAACGGGTGACCAATGGGGCCTCGGCTTGATTCATATTTGGGAAATAAACAACGTAAAACGTCCAACATTGCGTATCGCAATATACGTCCTGTTCCGGGTCGGAATATTGCTGCTGGCCATCCCGGCCGCATTCACGTTCTTGCAGGTCACCTTGGTGCTTGCGAGGCATCTGTTGGCGCTCATCTAAGATCGATCTTCCTCGCGCGCAGCTTCCCACGGCCGCGCTAGCCTCGCCCAAGCGATTTGGCGGAGCGGCCCGGGAAAGGTACAGCGGGCGGGCAAGACCGCTCCAGCGAGGCGCGCTAGGCCTCGACCATCGCGCGAAATTTCTTCGCACTCGCTTCACGCGCACGCCAATCGAGGCGACGTTCACGCTCATCGGCGACCGCCTTGTTCGCGCACACACCTCGGATAACTTCATCGATCTCGCCGCTGTCGAGCGTCCTTTTTTTCAAAAGCTCATCGGCGAGCGCGCGAACGACATGCGCGTGAGTGCGGAGCAGGTGTTCTGCCTCGCGCCTCGCGAACGCGACGAAAGCCTCGATGCTGTCCGGCGAGCTGGCGACGAGCGAGGCGAGCGCGCGCTCCTGCGCCCTGTCGCTATCGGCAGGCCATGCCGACCCGAGGAAAAGCAGCTCACCAAGCGAGCCCGAGACAAGCTCGACGACCCTGTTATGGCAATGCAAGACGATCTCGGAAATGCATTCGCGATTTTCGCCGGGGATCGGCAACAGCGGCGTGATCTGCTCGCATAAGCTCCGCACGGGCGGGCTGGGTGTGAATCTCGATTGGAACGTCGGCCCCCAACACAACCCGGAAAATGTTGGCCCGGGTACGATGGTGCAGCCGCCGAGCGGCGAGCCGAGCAGTCTCCCGGTCGTCGCGTGCGACGCTTCATGGAGCGCGATGCGATAATCATCAGCCGCCGCGCGACCTCCAGCGCGGGAGATTTGGTCGCTGGCGGCCGGTGGCTCTACAGGCGCGGCAGGAGAACGCTCCGCGCTTTCGAATAGCGGCCGGGCACCCACACCAAGCGGTGCCCGGCCCCTGCGCGCACGGCTAAAAGGAGCAAACTTGCCGTTGTCGCCGGATTCAATTTTAGTCATCGCATTCGATCTGTCTGTCGAGCGCCGCCGATTGCCGCGCTTGCATCGCCTGCCGCGCCTTCATCCGCGCGACAATATCGGCAACGCTGCTGCCGTTGCGCGAGAGCGAATTTGCCCATCGGACCGCGCAGGGCGGTCCGCCGTTAACATCGAGCCGATCAAAATCGGCGGCGCGGATCGCCAACATGAATCACCTCGCGAGTTTGAGCACAAACGGCGGGCCACGGTCGACGCGCTCAAATTCCGAATGCACAATCGGGGGCTCGGCGACGTGTTCCGGCTCGGGTGACGCTTCGGCGTCGAGATCGAATGCCGAGGAAGCATGCGGCACCGGTCCGCCCTGCGAGCCGTGCTGTCGGCGCAACGGATTGTCGAGCGACACGACCGCGCCGCTCTGCAATGCCCTCGCGGCGAGGCGCTGCGGCACCTCGACATCCTGAAACTTTCCGCCCATCCGCTGCTTCCCGAATTCATCGCGCCATTTGATCGGCCGAAGCGCGAACAGCATCGCGGTCAGCTCCCTCCCCGGGGCCGATGGTTGGATGTAAGGCTCCGGCACCACCGGCATTCGCGGAGGCGCGCCGCCGGAAAGCACCTGCTCGCGATTCTGGCGAACGAGTCGCGCGATCAACTCCGCACCTGACGGAATTTCAACCCGCGCCATTTCCGCGAAGGTCGCGAGACCGGCGGCTTCTGGCGCGATGGTCGCGGCCTTGGCCATGACGACATAGAGCCGGTCGACAGCGGCGCGGACCGCCTCCGCGCTTTCGACGACTTCGCGCGCAACCAATTCGAGCGAGGAAGCGACTTCCTCGCGCCTTGCTTTGTCGGCGGCGTCGGCGCGCGCCTGTTCAAGGCGGTTGACCTCGACCGTGGCCTTCGCGAGCGCGGAGCGCAACGTCTGCGCCCGGTCGGAAGCCGCGCGCATCCGGCCCTCGACCTTATCCAGCTCGGCGTCCGGCAGATTGTCTAGCGCACACCGTTCGGCTTCGGCCGCAAGATCGGCGATGTTGGTTTCGCTGTCGGCGAGACGCGAGGTGAGCCGGTCGCGCGCATCGATGGCGGCGGCGAGCTGTTTATCGATGCTCGGTTTGAAAATGCCCATGGTGCTCTGCCTTCTATGAGACGCGGTCGACGATACGCTCGACGCGGTCGCCTGTCGTGCCGCCCGTTCCACCACAAAACCTCACCGGTCTTGCGAGCGAGCGATATATTCCTGCAGCGATGCGAGATCGACAAAGACGCGCCCATGGTCCTTTCGCGCCACGACAGAGCCGCGCATCGTCCATCGCCGCGCCGTTTCGTATCGAACGCCTTCGTGACGAGCTGCGGCTTTGAGCCCCATCCACCGCCGGGGCGGCTTTTCGATCTCCGCGATCAGCGCCTTCGCCACGGCGAGCATTTCGCGCGTGGCGACCAGCTCAGCGGTCAGTGCCGCGATCCTTGACGCGGGCTCGGGCGGATCGGCGGCGGCCGGAGGATCGGCCTCGGGTTCGTTGATGGCGCGGTCGGGGACCATGGCGATCAGGCACCGAGCGCGGCGGCGTCCGCCGCGATTTCGGCTTTGACCTCGTCGACACAGTCCCACAGGTCGAGCGCGTCGACGAGCTTCGATCTCGCCATGCCGCAGAGCTTGTCGGTCACGATCTGCATCAGGCAGCCGGATTCGGTGTCGAGCCGGTTGGTCTCCGCGAACGTCGCCTCGATGACGTTGATCGTCGCCCCAATCTGCATTTCGAGCGACAACTCGCGGCGCTTTTCGATATCTGGCTGTGCCTCCAATCGCGCGAATTGATCGTCAAGCTTAGCATAGCTGGTTTCGAGCGTATCGATCAGCGCCGCGAGCTGATGATTGCCGCCGCCGGTGTCGTAGCCGCGCAAATGCGCCTCGACCGCCCGGCTCGCCGTCGACAGCTTCCATTGCGGCTTGCCCTTCACCATTCGATCAGGCGGGATATTCCTCAGCGCCTTGATGCAGGTCGAGCGATCTCGTTCAAGCCGTTCCGCGATGCCGTTGGCGCTGAATGTCTGCATCATCGGTTCCTTAAAGAGTTGTCGCCCCTTGGAAAAATATCGGCGCTGGTTATAGCGAGCGGGCGAGCGCCACCCGCACCCCACCGGGGCACCGGAAGGACCCTGCGCAAATGCAGGGTCACCATCTTGTGGCTTTCGATCCA
This genomic window contains:
- a CDS encoding tyrosine-type recombinase/integrase → MSIWKPKNSSFYRYDFWLGGSRFHGPTECTTRKEAKAIEAVEREKAKALVKAIKRSRASLLIDDVAARLWNDRAQYDVDSEATSTNLARLVNYFGKSTPLTDIDHAKAKQMVAWRRGHRVTRRGKLTKEEKDALPLITNSTVNRSTIAVLRRLFSFAKDEGAQFEHEPKWTELFLPEPEERVRELQDGEAAAFDEAMRDDYGPFFAFVRASGLRLKECVTLRWSEVNFGTRQIVRIGKGGRRVVFPITDSIRDILWPLQGQHPESVFTYVAVYGNKRLKRVRGQRYPLTYSGAKSAWQVMRALAGVKDFRFHDFRHDFGTKVLRDTGNLKLAQKALNHRDIKSTLRYAHVLDEDVAAAVERVAKSQKKSQTKLREVG
- a CDS encoding TetR/AcrR family transcriptional regulator, producing the protein MSIPGSKHQRVVERATDVFCRYGFARTTMGDIAERCEISRPALYLLFPDKEAIFTAVVERMDQDKLASIRAEVAHLKDLRGKLLHACLSWGCHGIDLAASHPDAADLFDLRYPVVQQVYRNFQGLVVELISERFRTARLKMPTEQAARALVFSIRGLRETAADRRDMQNLITSLVDIFVRAIER
- a CDS encoding DUF2971 domain-containing protein; its protein translation is MNTNEPYITDADKAHYRSFAMHHLPSVGREPVTEVWHYTTAQGLIAILNDGKMYSTQISCLNDSLEQRYFGDLVHAGVKKLITTNNEQAVGILLQAADNLLSNRDFAALGHFVICFSEVEDDLGQWRGYGGGQCGYAIGFDYLKLFSALPSIRADALLAPMNYDLARQTFVVDDLLRNAQLFFTAGLSGRDVQRWANEFLAAFSGEMDIFACITKHPAFAAEKERRIITRLNNGETNLLEFRQKQTLLARHLPIDLRVSAGLLPITRICVGPGPAQRVSQVSVGDLLIKAGYSDIPVTLSTVPFRIP